The Electrophorus electricus isolate fEleEle1 chromosome 4, fEleEle1.pri, whole genome shotgun sequence region ctgccaatgCTCATTTGAAAGAGAGAGGCCTGATAGATGGCTCACAGCCAAATGCCTTAACTAGGCTATTAAGTGATTCATCAAGTAGCTCAGGCCCACAAGACATTGAAGTAATCAAGGCACATAAACCTTCATCCTCTGGAGAATGTAGTCTTTAATCTCCTGTCATGCTGGGTCAAGGAATATCAATACTTCTGTGTTACTTACATTAACATGTCATAGAATactttttgcttctttgtttttacAATATTAATGTTCCATCTAAATCCCAACACTGTCCCTCTGGGCTTTTAACTGCGTAGCACACAATACAGCATTGACTTTAATAATCCAATGAGCAAGTGTTCATTAGGCTAACATCATTAGCCCGGCTGCTTAATGTTCCTGTAGAAGAGTTCTCTTATGGTTGTGAAGACTGTATGGCATAATAAACTATTCGGTCAAGTTTGAGAGCGACCATAGGATATGCACTTCTCAGATTATCTttgttataattacattttaatatgtgaGACAGAGTACAGAATACATCGTCTAGCAGTTTTCTGTGAGGTGAAGGTGATTATTTTAAGGCTCTGTCACTTCGTAGACCAGAACAACAGCTGCTTCCATTATTACTTTTTTGGGGGTAAGAGTGGGTGTGGCACTCCTCCGGGAAGGATATGTGATATTTGTACACAGATTAACGTTTTCAGCAGACTAATTTCAATATCTGAGGATttcatctttaattttttttttgttcacttaCCTGATACTGATTGACCTCTCCTCTAAAGTTTTCTTGCATGTTCACGAACTGTTCCTCAAGATCCATCTGCACGCGGGATTGTTTCTCCAATTCTTCTCTCAGTTTATTCAGTTCCGAAGCGTATTGCATCTTCTCTCTTCTAATGTCTTCCAGTCTCGCCCGATCCGCTTTTATCGATTCTTCAATTTCTTCAGCCCTTTGCTGATACATCTCTAAAGTATCCCCCCAGCTGTCGGTCAGGGCAAGCGCGTACTCTTGGACTTCGTCCGTCCCAACTGCTGCTGGTCCATATGTTTGAGTCACAACAGGTAAAGCTCGGTCGTGCGTCTGGTTCCTAAGGTAGCCAATTTCCTTTCTATGAGCATTTTCCAAAAAAGCATACTCATTCTCAAGCTGAAGCAAGCACTCTTCCAGTGCTTTGTTGGTCTGGTTAGAGTGGTGGAGCTGCCTTTCACAGCCTTTCAGTTCACCATCGATACCTTTGTTTACAGCGGACTCATCAGAATGCATCACTTGGATCAGCTGAAATTCTTTGCGGAGACTTTCTCGTTCCATCTCTGCTTTATTTTTCTCAAAAGACAACTGTTCCACCAAGCGCCTCATCTCTCGCAGTTCGGCCATCTGCTTGCTCTCCCATTCTCCAGACCTGTTTTGTCGAATCGTATGTATTTCCTTTATTAAGCAGGCATTTTCTTGCTCTAATAACTTTGCTCTCGACAAGTACTGACTAAGCCTTTGATTGAGCTCCTGAAGTTGGAGCTTTTCGCTTTCAAACGGCGTCCTGAACGAAAACATTTTCTCCGAATTCGTATAAGCGAAGCACTGAAATTACAAAGtcgtaatttttttttttttttaaaaaaaggggaGGTTGAATAATTCCTCCGTTGTCGGTGGCGCGTCTTGAGATAAAGCTGCGCTGCGGCGAGGTTGGGAAAAGCTTGTCGGACGCAGTCGGGTGGCGCACATTAATTAGTCTAAGCGCTCATACGTCCCCCTCAGAAGCAGATGTGAAAAGAAAACGTTTCCTCAGCACTGTGATGGAGTGGCTCTCCCAAGTGGAGGGAAACGGGCAATGCAGAACGCATACTCGGCTCACTCGTCCTGACTTCGGTTGCGCAGCAGGCAGCGCCCACTGAAGACTCAAGTTATGAAGTTGATGCGGTCCGTTTAGATTCCAAAAGCAGACCAGAACCTAACTTTCTTTGAAGCCTGTTATTCTATGTCTTGAGACAGTTGCGATGCAGTTTGAGAGAATTGCTGAAATCGTTATGCGTCTCAAACAAACAAGAGTAAAGatgtgttgttatttttaacatttcgaGGAGGATGGGCGATTCTAAACAAGACCTGGTTTTGGTAACAGGTCCGTGGAAATTTCTTGCACTTAGGCTTTAAACAAGGTTACGTCTGGTGAAGCACATGCTACCTTATTCAGATCTAGTTAGAAGAATCTTGACTGAGCAGTTTTTCATACGTTTGCTTTGGCCACACTTTCTgccagtcatttttttttaatgatatttgTTCAGAATTTGGTCCTTTCCGGCAGTGCTTGGTAAATCCAAGTTGGGAAGCAGCCAAGGTATGACGTTTTTTGATGTTCACACAACGAAAATGATTTCGGTGATTATATTAacttaaaactgaatttaaaattcTGTAAGGCTAAACATTgctttctgtgtgttagtgtggcaTTCAGGTAGAAAAGTAATTTACTTGAGTGATTCAGATAATTGTTTGCAAttcttacatttaaatatccaAATATCAGATTTCATGTCTCAATAAGGCTGAAAAAAGAGGTTAAATTTGGCATATTCCACAGGGCTGGAAAATAACAGGACTTGGTGAGGGTATAGAGGCCCAGACGGCTGAAATTCCTGTAAGTTACGCAAAAGCTCAACAAATCCTTGCTGAAATATGGCAGAATATGAAACCAAAGgtaagaaaaacataaaaaattaagACAGTTTCAACAACCTTGGCAGGTCTTGAGCCAAAGCATGCTGCTATTTACCCCAGAGTCTTTCTTTACTTATTAATTCTGTTAGGAAATGTGCTGCAGTGCTGCATGAGATACTCAAAGAGGCAATCTTGTCCATTCAGGTTAGTCCcataaaggagcaataagtcatttttgaAGCTAAAAAATAGgaaacaatatttattaaagtaattaatatttttacattttattctctgaaagtgcagctcacatgagattgCTTTATAGTCTttaaatgaaccagtttatgctccatagagtaAAAACCccaaagggagagggaggcatgcgtaaaatagatttagtacagaatctctgaaacatccaggtcAATAAGTGTCAGTAAAATAGCTGTTTCCTaacatgaagaagaatcattgggaaaatgatttattgcttttaaTTGTGCCCAAATATGGCCATTTTAGAACTGCAAAGCTACATATTCTGATGCTTTATAATAATAAGTAGatgaaacatgatttttttttatttgagtaAGCTGAATATAATGTTTAGCACTTATTATTTGCTTATTATCAGAGGAATGCCAGTAAATACAAGACTTTTAGTGGCCAATAGAGATTTGATAAGCCACATACTTTAAGGGTCTGTGGCAAAGGCTTGTTCCCAGTGTAATATAAAAGTACCAGCTCTGTCCCCACATAGGTCATCCAgttaaaatattgcttttgtATCCCTAGTGATTATGACAAAATTAAGAAAACCTTTAGCAATTGTAGAAAAATGGTCCAAACAAATCTGGTACTTGGAAATGATACGGTACAATATAATTTGTTTGAACCCTATAAATAACATCCAAGATATGCCATTTAATTGATGCACCCTTTAGAACAAGTTGTTCTATTTGCAGTCATCAAGGTTTTGAAGCTATGAAGCttttttattggtttaaaaCGATGATAATATCCAAGTTTCCACTCCTCACCACATAATTTCTGTCTGATTAACAGGTTGCTGTCcatttgggaatagcaccaggAACCAAATGCATCATTCTAGAACAGACAGCAAAGAACCATGACTACAAagacagagatgtgtgtggtttctgtCCTGCTGGTAACTTTTGCATTGAAGGAGGAGCTGAGCAGTTAGACTCTATTATAAGCATGAGGTCCCTTGCCAAGCACTTGAAAGGACAGGGAATATATATCATCTACTCTAGGGATGCTGGAAGGTTTGTATTTGCTTGCCACACTTTTATTGTTAAGTTACTAAATATACtgctgttatttattattaatgttaagctttttttttacttaaaaagcATTTGCCAGAATTGAGAATGTGCATTGCATAACACATTCTGAATTTGGTGAAATCAAACCGATACTGCTAATATTGTTTTGCATCAGTACTGATGTAATTACCAGTATTGCCATGAATCAGTATTATTATCTCTGACTAACCATTTATGTTGTATGGCAatttagatatttgcattagtTCACCGTTGGGTTTTACCTCAAAAGCCAGAGTGTGTAACATGTCCTCTGCTCACAGGTACTTGTGCGATTTTGTGTACTACTGCTCTCTGTACTACGGACAAAGGAGGGCAGCACTAATTCATGTGCCTGTCTCAGGCAGCCTGGCACACCCAGACAGGCTGGTGCCACAGCTCCAGGCCATCATCCTGGCTCTGCTACAGCAGTTGGACAAACACAGCAGTTCACCCACCAAGTCCACATGCAGTGCAGGCTGACAACAGTTTGAGCAGAAGAATGTACTGGAAGACTAAAAGCAAGCTACAGAATAGTGCTTCTTCAAGAGCAGTAAAGCATGCTGATGTTGTCCAGTTACAAACATCTAAGTGTATTAACAAAGACATAATAAGAAAAGATCAACATTGGCCTTCTGTctcattcacttttttttaattcaaattttaagaaaaaaaagagaaaatacatgaaaattcTTCAGATACACATTTAGCCAATGGTATGTAAAAAGTATACCATCTCAACTAGAGGtgaggagaaaataaaacacgaGGTGTCCTCAGAAACATCATTTACGAGAAGATGAAAGTACCAGCCAAACTGGTTCACCATATCAGTCTCTACCAATCTGTTCAgtaacacacagatacatttcTTTGcgaaaagaaaaattaaaagcatCAATCAAAAATGTCTCAGTACAGTAGAATGAGGCccctttatatttatttattttttttatttttggggtgttttttttttttcctttttttttttttttttccccccggaATGCCAAGCAAATTAACAGTGcctggaaaattatttttataaaaccTCAAGCTCATTATTGCAATTAGAATGCATCCATGCATCTTCTCTAAACCTGAGGTTTTGCATTCTgaagaaatacattaaaattattaatattatacttgagagagagagatagagagaaagagagagagaaactctcAGTCAATCTACCTTCAGGTTTGCAAAGAACTGACAATGCAACAAGCGCCATTTCTACTGTAAACGTATCTCTTTAAAATTCTAGTCATGTTAACCCTCTGTCATGACTACCCGTAATCTACTGGACATCGTTgtcctgtttgtgtctgtatgtatttgtatttctggAGCAGATCTGTAACCTACATTTAACTAAATAACCTTGGCAGCATTTAATGAAAACTGACATTCACTTTGCAACAAGCCAACCCCTTTCCATTTcattacaggaaaaaaacaaacaaataaatagcaaTGATTTCTATTTTTTCATCATAAAGACATCAAAATCTACACCACTACATCTATATGTGATACACTCCCATCCATATACATATGCAACACAAGCACGAGGCCTTGTAAAGAATGGTGATTTGGATTCAGTCCTGTGCCAtgcaaaaaatgcaattttttattttattttttccagcaACTTGATCTCCCAACCAGGTCTCCCCATCACTGGCCCCATTTGCAGCCCTGAAATTTCTATTCCAGAAGGTTACTACCGATCAGGGGTTTAAAAACTCCTTTTTGTTAAGTGCCATGAAACAGAACTTGCAGGGTTGTTAAGCATATGGGCCACTAACTCGCCTTTGTGCTTCAAAGACATTCACTCAGTTACCTGCAATGAATCTCAAATCTTTTTGCATTTAATGATTCTGCTGAGGTCTGCCACCTGTCCAAGGCTTCAGGAAGCCAGCTGTAATGGAGAGGCCTAAAAACATAAGAGTGGGAAGCAGCATATTGTGAGCAGCAGTAGAGAAAAGAGCGAGAGCTTTTCTCTCAGAAATAGAATAGAGTGTAGGACTATCTTAATGATATTAGGCCCTTCATGTGTGGTTCcaaggaaaagaaacagaatgatATTTTAAAGGCAATACAGTGTGTAGAAACATAGTTTTCAGAA contains the following coding sequences:
- the pgpep1l gene encoding pyroglutamyl-peptidase 1 — encoded protein: MGDSKQDLVLVTEFGPFRQCLVNPSWEAAKGWKITGLGEGIEAQTAEIPVSYAKAQQILAEIWQNMKPKVAVHLGIAPGTKCIILEQTAKNHDYKDRDVCGFCPAGNFCIEGGAEQLDSIISMRSLAKHLKGQGIYIIYSRDAGRYLCDFVYYCSLYYGQRRAALIHVPVSGSLAHPDRLVPQLQAIILALLQQLDKHSSSPTKSTCSAG